Proteins encoded by one window of Erwinia pyrifoliae DSM 12163:
- the tssJ gene encoding type VI secretion system lipoprotein TssJ: MHRLSISRLITQSFLLAAFTLLAGCVSSSRSVPAQYSLVFQAHPQINDSAPLKVRVLLLKSDADFMAADFYSLQTHPQAVLGQNLLNSEQFFLMPGQTDKKRVGQSSPEARYIGIMAEYQTLDGKKWRVSLPVPLPAERHFYQIWQGDADNLRADVIADINGVRVINARD, from the coding sequence ATGCACAGACTCTCGATTTCTCGCCTGATAACTCAGTCGTTTTTACTGGCAGCGTTTACCCTGCTGGCCGGTTGTGTTTCGTCTTCACGCAGTGTCCCCGCGCAATACAGCCTGGTTTTTCAGGCTCACCCTCAGATCAATGATTCGGCTCCGCTAAAGGTGCGGGTGCTGTTGCTGAAGTCGGATGCGGATTTTATGGCGGCTGATTTCTACTCGCTGCAAACCCATCCGCAGGCAGTGCTGGGGCAAAACCTGTTGAACAGTGAGCAGTTTTTCCTGATGCCGGGGCAGACTGACAAAAAACGGGTCGGGCAGAGCAGCCCGGAGGCGCGTTATATCGGCATTATGGCGGAATATCAAACGCTTGATGGCAAAAAGTGGCGAGTTTCTTTGCCGGTGCCCCTTCCTGCCGAACGCCATTTTTATCAAATTTGGCAAGGGGATGCGGATAATCTGCGCGCCGACGTTATCGCCGATATCAACGGTGTCCGTGTTATTAACGCCCGCGATTAA
- the tagF gene encoding type VI secretion system-associated protein TagF, which translates to MSQMPAIGWYGKLPSAGDFLKRRFPDALFNAWSHWFQLGLLDWKQSEEQRPDGGRQFGNAPVWNFVVPPLLGSRLVQMGCLLPARDSVGRQYPVCALLSYSLTQWSPQRLARAGEWYQQLGRTLLLGVRNGCSAEQLDAALLAIPAPPEPEENDASGILEAIGYDDQQDTLGWRQAADCFSPQQYSSFWWTNRTDGYPLYTHVHSGNFTSQLFSMLFDPAAGAKPGRNGLYPPMFE; encoded by the coding sequence ATGAGCCAGATGCCTGCAATTGGCTGGTACGGCAAATTGCCCAGTGCCGGTGATTTTCTGAAACGCCGCTTCCCGGATGCGCTGTTTAACGCGTGGAGCCACTGGTTCCAGCTTGGGCTGCTGGACTGGAAGCAGAGCGAAGAGCAGCGCCCGGACGGCGGCCGCCAGTTCGGCAATGCCCCGGTATGGAACTTTGTCGTTCCGCCGCTGCTGGGTAGCCGCCTGGTGCAAATGGGCTGCCTGCTACCCGCCCGCGACAGCGTGGGGCGGCAGTATCCGGTCTGTGCGCTGCTCAGTTACAGCCTGACGCAGTGGTCCCCCCAGCGCCTGGCGCGGGCGGGCGAGTGGTATCAGCAGCTGGGGCGTACCCTGCTGCTGGGCGTGCGCAACGGCTGTTCGGCCGAACAGCTCGACGCGGCGCTGCTGGCGATCCCCGCCCCGCCCGAGCCGGAGGAGAACGACGCATCCGGCATTCTGGAGGCGATTGGCTACGATGACCAGCAGGACACGCTGGGCTGGCGTCAGGCGGCGGACTGCTTCAGCCCACAGCAGTACAGCAGCTTCTGGTGGACCAACCGCACCGATGGCTATCCGCTTTATACCCATGTGCACAGCGGCAACTTCACCAGCCAGCTATTTTCGATGCTGTTCGACCCGGCGGCGGGCGCGAAGCCCGGTCGTAACGGGCTTTACCCACCGATGTTTGAGTAA
- the tssB gene encoding type VI secretion system contractile sheath small subunit, with protein sequence MAVSKSSGQKFIARNRAPRVQIEYDVEIYGAERKIQLPFVMGVMSDLVGKPLDPQPGVDERKFLEIDVDNFDERMKALKPRVAFQAENTLTGEGRLNIDLTFNSMEDFSPDAVARKVEPLNQLLDARTQLANLLTYMDGKNGAEELIGKILQDPTLLQSLSHLPKADDKAADDHGNKE encoded by the coding sequence ATGGCAGTCAGTAAATCCAGTGGGCAAAAATTCATTGCCCGTAACCGCGCGCCACGCGTGCAGATTGAGTACGACGTGGAAATCTATGGTGCGGAACGCAAAATCCAGCTGCCCTTCGTGATGGGCGTGATGTCCGACCTGGTCGGGAAACCGCTGGATCCGCAGCCGGGCGTTGATGAACGTAAGTTCCTTGAAATCGACGTCGACAACTTCGACGAACGCATGAAGGCGCTCAAACCACGCGTGGCATTCCAGGCAGAAAACACCCTGACCGGAGAAGGGCGTCTTAATATCGATCTGACCTTTAACAGCATGGAAGACTTCTCGCCGGATGCGGTGGCACGTAAAGTCGAGCCACTCAATCAGCTGCTGGATGCCCGTACCCAGCTGGCTAACCTGCTGACCTATATGGATGGCAAAAACGGTGCGGAAGAACTGATCGGCAAAATCCTGCAGGACCCGACGCTGCTGCAATCACTCAGCCATCTGCCGAAAGCTGACGACAAGGCAGCCGACGACCACGGCAACAAGGAGTAA
- a CDS encoding DotU family type VI secretion system protein: protein MIQERHSEAAQAGMGGANSHNPLVAAANPLLNAIPQIRHSISHPDPAGLRQRLVDEIRQFEMNCQRAGLPWEVIIGARYCLCTALDEAAALTPWGGRGVWPGNGLLVTFHNETWGGEKFFQLLARLSQTPREQIALLELINFCLQLGFEGRYRVMDNGRSQLETIRQRLLQMIRSVRGGYAPPLSAHPEDHPVTRQLWRPVVPLWACTAVVGFLACLLYILLNWRLGDYTSPVLASIYQTTLPEVSIHNPAPPQPAAVNLKTFLKPEIEQGLVVVRDEADRSVVTLKGDGLFTSASTDVRGRYAEVLDRVAAAMNNVSGRILVVGYSDNVPIRSARFASNYELSLARAQSVSEQLQQHLTQPQRVKAEGRGDSNPLAPNNSAGNRARNRRVEITLLVSPGSTRAELNDMAQGN, encoded by the coding sequence ATGATACAGGAAAGACATTCTGAAGCCGCCCAGGCGGGTATGGGCGGTGCCAACAGCCATAATCCTCTGGTGGCCGCAGCGAACCCGCTGCTGAACGCCATTCCACAGATTCGCCATTCGATTTCTCATCCCGATCCGGCCGGTTTACGCCAGCGGCTGGTCGATGAGATCCGCCAGTTTGAAATGAACTGTCAGCGCGCCGGGCTGCCGTGGGAAGTGATCATTGGCGCGCGTTACTGTCTGTGTACCGCGCTGGACGAAGCGGCGGCGCTTACCCCGTGGGGCGGGCGCGGCGTCTGGCCCGGCAACGGGCTGCTGGTCACCTTTCACAACGAAACCTGGGGCGGCGAGAAGTTTTTCCAGCTGCTGGCGCGTCTGTCGCAGACGCCACGCGAACAAATCGCCCTGCTGGAGCTGATTAACTTCTGCCTGCAGCTGGGCTTTGAGGGGCGCTACCGGGTGATGGACAACGGGCGATCCCAGTTGGAAACCATCAGGCAGCGCCTGTTGCAGATGATCCGCTCGGTGCGCGGTGGCTATGCGCCGCCGCTGTCGGCACATCCGGAAGATCACCCGGTGACGCGTCAACTGTGGCGTCCGGTGGTGCCGCTGTGGGCCTGTACCGCTGTGGTGGGCTTCCTCGCCTGCCTGCTCTATATTCTGCTCAACTGGCGGCTGGGCGACTATACCAGCCCGGTGCTGGCCTCAATTTACCAGACGACCCTACCCGAAGTCAGTATTCACAATCCCGCGCCGCCGCAGCCAGCAGCGGTTAACCTGAAAACTTTCCTGAAACCGGAAATTGAACAGGGGCTGGTGGTGGTGCGCGATGAAGCCGACCGCAGCGTGGTGACGCTGAAAGGTGACGGCCTGTTCACCTCCGCATCGACCGACGTGCGTGGCCGCTACGCCGAGGTGCTGGATCGCGTTGCCGCCGCCATGAACAACGTCAGCGGCCGCATCCTGGTGGTGGGCTACAGTGATAACGTACCGATCCGCAGCGCACGCTTTGCCTCCAACTACGAGCTTTCCCTGGCGCGTGCGCAGTCGGTCAGCGAACAATTGCAGCAGCATCTGACGCAGCCGCAGCGGGTCAAAGCGGAAGGGCGTGGCGATAGCAATCCGCTTGCGCCGAATAACAGCGCCGGCAATCGCGCCCGCAACCGACGCGTAGAAATCACGCTGCTGGTGTCACCGGGCAGTACCCGGGCCGAGCTGAACGACATGGCGCAAGGAAATTAA
- the tssC gene encoding type VI secretion system contractile sheath large subunit yields the protein MSNPFQQSGDLQQQAYSEDAFSALLNKEFRPKSDQARAAVESAVKTLAQQALENSVTVSNDAYRTIQALIAEIDDKLSQQVNQIIHHEDFQQLEGAWRGLSYLVNNTETDEMLKIRFMSISKQELGRTLKRYKGVSWDQSPIFKKIYEEEYGQFGGEPFGCLVGDYYFDHGPQDVELLSEMARIGSAAHCPFITGTAPGVMQMESWQELANPRDLTKIFQNTEYAAWRSLRESEDARYLGLVMPRFLSRLPYGIRTNPVDSFDFEEQTDGANHGNYTWTNAAYAMAANINRSFKDFGWCTSIRGVESGGAVENLPCHTFPSDDGGVDMKCPTEIAISDRREAELAKNGFMPLVHRKNSDFAAFIGAQSLQKPAEYHDADATANARLAARLPYLFACCRFAHYLKCIVRDKIGSFRERDEMERWLNDWVMNYVDGDPANSSQETKSRKPLAAAEVQVQEIEDNPGYYAAKFFLRPHYQLEGLTVSLRLVSKLPSLKSNDA from the coding sequence ATGAGCAACCCATTCCAACAGTCAGGCGATTTGCAGCAGCAGGCCTACAGCGAGGACGCGTTCAGCGCGCTGCTGAATAAAGAGTTCCGCCCGAAAAGCGACCAGGCGCGCGCGGCGGTGGAAAGCGCGGTGAAAACCCTTGCGCAGCAGGCGCTGGAAAATAGCGTTACCGTCTCCAACGATGCCTACCGCACCATCCAGGCGCTGATTGCCGAGATCGACGACAAGCTTTCCCAGCAGGTCAACCAGATTATCCACCATGAAGACTTCCAGCAGCTGGAAGGGGCGTGGCGCGGCCTGAGCTATCTGGTTAACAACACCGAAACCGACGAGATGCTGAAAATCCGCTTTATGAGCATCTCTAAGCAGGAGCTGGGCCGCACCCTGAAACGCTATAAGGGCGTCAGCTGGGATCAAAGCCCGATCTTTAAGAAGATCTATGAGGAAGAGTACGGCCAGTTCGGCGGCGAACCCTTTGGCTGCCTGGTGGGCGACTACTACTTCGATCACGGCCCACAGGACGTGGAGCTGCTAAGCGAAATGGCGCGTATCGGCTCTGCCGCCCACTGTCCGTTTATCACCGGCACCGCGCCGGGAGTGATGCAGATGGAGTCCTGGCAGGAGCTGGCCAACCCGCGTGACCTGACCAAAATCTTCCAGAATACCGAATACGCCGCCTGGCGCAGCCTGCGTGAATCGGAAGATGCGCGCTACCTCGGCCTGGTGATGCCGCGCTTCCTGTCGCGTCTGCCTTATGGCATCCGCACCAACCCGGTGGACAGCTTCGACTTTGAAGAGCAGACCGACGGCGCTAACCACGGCAACTACACCTGGACCAACGCCGCCTACGCGATGGCGGCCAATATCAACCGCTCGTTTAAAGATTTTGGCTGGTGTACCTCGATCCGTGGCGTCGAGTCCGGCGGCGCGGTGGAAAACCTGCCGTGCCACACCTTCCCGAGCGACGACGGCGGCGTGGACATGAAATGCCCGACCGAAATCGCCATCAGCGACAGGCGTGAAGCCGAGCTGGCGAAAAACGGCTTTATGCCGCTGGTGCACCGCAAGAACTCCGATTTTGCCGCCTTTATCGGCGCACAGTCGCTGCAAAAACCGGCGGAGTACCACGATGCCGACGCCACCGCTAACGCCCGACTGGCGGCGCGCCTGCCGTATCTGTTCGCCTGCTGCCGCTTTGCTCACTACCTGAAGTGCATCGTGCGCGACAAGATTGGCTCCTTCCGCGAGCGCGACGAGATGGAGCGCTGGCTGAACGACTGGGTGATGAACTACGTTGACGGTGACCCGGCTAACTCCTCGCAGGAAACCAAATCACGCAAGCCGCTGGCTGCCGCTGAGGTGCAGGTGCAGGAGATCGAAGATAACCCGGGCTACTACGCGGCCAAGTTCTTCCTGCGTCCGCACTACCAGCTGGAAGGTCTTACCGTGTCGCTGCGCCTGGTGTCCAAACTGCCGTCGCTGAAATCGAACGACGCGTGA
- the tssK gene encoding type VI secretion system baseplate subunit TssK: MSKAEKVVWTEGMFLRPHHFQQSENYLQSTLRDWGQAQRPWLWGLHDIEFDKSMLRQGKVALLSASGLLPDGTAFAFYNGHDAPPPLFIPDNLTQAKVVLALPARRGGREEVIFSEAGDSLARFISFEREVDDFNAMAVGQAAVQFGRLRLRLMLESELSAEWTAIGVARISEKRSDHQLRLDASYIPPMLNAINQSQLMEYIGDIHALLAQRSQQIGQRLQQPGRFNTADMVDFMLLTLINQQLGHISHVKSLPLVHPETLFHGWLVFAAELTSWMPSRTPDAALPVYQHDDLAGCFSQLLLLLRQGLSQVMEENALQLPLTERSHGLNVATVPESSMVREFGFVLAVRANVPAEAIQTHFPAQMKVAPVTKIRDLVQLQLPGIMLRAMPAAPPQIPWHAGYNYFQLDKGSELWQEMEKSGTFALHLAGEFPGLEMEFWAIRSHSV, from the coding sequence ATGAGCAAAGCAGAAAAAGTAGTCTGGACCGAAGGAATGTTTCTGCGTCCGCATCATTTTCAGCAGAGCGAAAACTACCTGCAAAGCACGCTGCGCGACTGGGGACAGGCGCAGCGTCCGTGGCTTTGGGGTCTGCACGACATTGAATTTGATAAATCGATGCTGCGCCAGGGCAAAGTCGCGCTGCTCTCGGCCAGCGGCCTGCTGCCGGACGGCACGGCGTTTGCCTTCTACAATGGTCACGACGCGCCACCGCCGCTCTTTATCCCCGATAATCTGACTCAGGCCAAAGTGGTACTGGCGCTGCCGGCAAGGCGCGGCGGGCGTGAAGAGGTGATCTTCAGCGAGGCTGGTGATTCGCTGGCGCGCTTTATCAGCTTCGAGCGGGAAGTGGATGATTTTAACGCCATGGCGGTCGGTCAGGCGGCGGTACAGTTTGGCCGTTTACGTCTGCGGCTGATGCTGGAAAGTGAACTGAGCGCCGAATGGACCGCCATCGGCGTGGCGCGCATCAGTGAAAAGCGCAGTGACCACCAACTGCGTCTGGACGCCAGCTATATCCCGCCGATGCTCAATGCCATCAACCAGTCGCAGCTGATGGAATACATAGGCGATATCCACGCCCTGCTGGCGCAGCGCAGCCAGCAGATTGGCCAGCGCTTGCAGCAGCCTGGGCGCTTTAATACCGCCGACATGGTCGACTTTATGCTGCTGACGCTGATCAACCAGCAGCTGGGGCATATCAGCCATGTGAAAAGTCTGCCGCTTGTCCATCCTGAAACGTTGTTTCACGGCTGGCTGGTGTTCGCGGCTGAACTGACCAGCTGGATGCCGTCGCGCACCCCGGACGCGGCGCTGCCGGTTTACCAACATGACGATCTGGCTGGTTGCTTTAGCCAGCTGCTGCTGCTGCTACGTCAGGGGCTGTCGCAGGTGATGGAAGAGAATGCGCTGCAGCTGCCGCTGACCGAGCGCTCACACGGCCTGAACGTGGCTACGGTGCCGGAGTCCTCGATGGTGCGCGAGTTTGGCTTTGTGCTGGCGGTGCGCGCCAACGTGCCGGCCGAAGCGATACAAACCCACTTCCCGGCGCAGATGAAAGTGGCTCCCGTCACCAAAATCCGCGATCTGGTCCAGCTGCAGCTGCCCGGCATTATGCTGCGGGCAATGCCGGCCGCTCCACCACAAATTCCGTGGCACGCTGGCTACAACTATTTTCAGCTCGATAAGGGCAGCGAACTGTGGCAGGAAATGGAAAAGTCCGGCACCTTCGCGCTGCACCTGGCCGGCGAGTTCCCGGGGCTGGAGATGGAGTTCTGGGCAATCCGCAGTCACTCAGTCTGA
- the tssM gene encoding type VI secretion system membrane subunit TssM gives MLNMLFAVLTHRLLWGFVGITALSFIIWVIGPVFSIADSRPLEPEVNRQISIGLLYLVWALGNLVPRLYNAWMNRKLMGSLKTTPGEQPDGDNPRLTSEDRVLAERFNEASELLKKAHFTHAAGRRSPFWAQRFSRQYLYQLPWYVVIGAPGAGKTTALVNSGLQFPLADRFGKSALRGIGGTRNCDWWFTNEAVLLDTAGRYTTQESQQQQDAGEWQGFINLLRKYRARQPINGVIVTVSVSDLLTQSAEAAQQQAVALRQRLTELHEQLGIRFPVYVLVTKADLLKGFRAYFAKFDKAQREQIWGFTFPWERAKMSDFDLQAAFSQEYARLQQRLDAGLPDTLLQESDGQARAESFLFPQEFAALRPLLAEYLDRVFARSDFETQFSPRGIYFASGTQEGLPFDRVMGELNRALQLPQQDAASGQSGSWDQTSKDAPIPGNKGQSFFLTDVLQKVIFPESGLAGSNRWWELRNRALLWSGYIALAAALVISALLWFTSYGNNKSYLQQVQARVPEVVRQSSALQGSEQGDLFALLPFLNSLLTLPESSEFDLNSPPISRRMGLYRGAEVSDATQALYHRSLKQLLLPQVAQLITGWLRNDNGSDADYSYEALKAYQMLYQPPHYDGKFLHAWLMLNLQRTLPQNVTQAQLKQLEWHLSQLLENQIQASPYARDDALVKREQALINQMPLSQRVWGRLKRLLERDESLKAVSLASLGGPQSELVFSRKSGRSIAEGIPGLFTPAGYWQSFDKHIAAVTAALHDDDRWVLGVQSAGESQQQTDAAVRQLYIGDYIRQWDGLLQDIQLNNSADLAQRINSARLLSGNNSPLRKLVMNLSHYLVLEKLPTDEKQTGKEKDAEADNSATRTLQALFRSRQNSTAAAAEQAPEQAVANHFAPVIELAQPLEQGGKTIAFDDFIRQIDDLYRYLTAVQDAANSGMPPPAGDAISHLQASAGRLPGSLQTLFSTLAVGASSDAQRRELENVRKRISSEVGGFCRQAIAGRYPLVRSARSEVTPDDLARMFAPGSGLMDSFFRDNLANKVDTTQSAWRFTPGIDGKSIGGEDILRPFQQAQSIRDAFFANGATTPAFRVTVRTLRMDNDILNLTLDVDGQLLRYSHGPQAVQLMNWPGSGGTSQVRMQLGLVDGTTSTLVTNGVWALNRFFDRAQLAPGSSSLSRQASFNVDGHRVTLEFTPNSIRNPFQLSGFSCP, from the coding sequence ATGTTGAATATGCTGTTTGCCGTTTTAACCCACCGCCTGCTGTGGGGCTTTGTCGGTATCACCGCGCTGTCGTTTATTATCTGGGTGATTGGCCCGGTATTTTCGATAGCCGACTCGCGCCCGCTGGAGCCTGAAGTCAACCGTCAGATCAGTATCGGCCTGCTCTATCTGGTGTGGGCGCTGGGCAACCTGGTGCCGCGCCTGTACAACGCCTGGATGAACCGCAAGCTGATGGGCAGCCTGAAAACCACCCCTGGCGAACAGCCGGACGGTGATAATCCGCGTCTGACCAGCGAAGACCGGGTGCTGGCTGAACGCTTTAACGAAGCCTCCGAGCTGCTGAAAAAAGCGCATTTCACCCACGCAGCCGGCCGCCGCTCGCCGTTCTGGGCGCAGCGCTTCAGCCGTCAGTATCTTTATCAGCTGCCGTGGTATGTGGTTATCGGCGCGCCGGGAGCCGGGAAAACCACCGCGCTGGTCAACTCCGGGCTGCAGTTCCCGCTGGCCGACCGCTTTGGCAAATCCGCGCTGCGCGGCATTGGCGGCACGCGCAACTGTGACTGGTGGTTTACCAATGAAGCGGTGCTGCTCGATACCGCCGGGCGTTACACCACCCAGGAGAGCCAGCAGCAGCAGGATGCCGGAGAATGGCAAGGCTTTATCAACCTGCTGCGCAAATACCGCGCTCGCCAGCCGATCAACGGCGTGATTGTCACCGTCAGCGTATCCGACCTGTTAACTCAGTCGGCCGAGGCCGCACAGCAGCAAGCAGTGGCGCTGCGCCAGCGCCTGACCGAACTGCATGAACAGCTGGGCATTCGTTTCCCGGTTTACGTGCTGGTCACCAAAGCCGACCTGCTGAAAGGCTTCCGCGCCTACTTCGCCAAATTCGACAAGGCCCAGCGCGAACAGATCTGGGGTTTCACCTTCCCGTGGGAACGGGCGAAGATGAGCGATTTTGACCTGCAGGCGGCGTTCAGCCAGGAGTACGCCCGGCTGCAACAGCGGCTGGATGCCGGATTGCCGGATACGCTGCTGCAGGAGAGCGATGGCCAGGCGCGCGCCGAAAGTTTTCTCTTTCCGCAAGAATTTGCCGCGCTGCGCCCGCTGCTGGCGGAATACCTGGACAGGGTGTTTGCCCGCTCCGACTTTGAGACCCAGTTTTCACCGCGCGGCATCTATTTTGCCAGCGGCACCCAGGAAGGGCTGCCGTTTGACCGGGTTATGGGCGAGCTTAACCGCGCCTTACAGCTGCCGCAACAGGATGCGGCCAGCGGCCAGAGCGGCAGCTGGGACCAGACCAGTAAAGACGCGCCGATCCCCGGCAACAAGGGGCAGAGCTTCTTCCTGACGGACGTGCTGCAAAAAGTGATTTTCCCCGAGTCCGGGCTGGCGGGCAGCAACCGCTGGTGGGAGCTGCGCAACCGGGCGCTGCTGTGGTCGGGCTATATCGCCCTCGCCGCCGCGCTGGTGATTAGCGCGTTGCTGTGGTTTACCAGCTATGGCAATAACAAAAGCTATCTGCAACAGGTGCAGGCGCGGGTGCCGGAAGTGGTGCGGCAAAGCAGTGCGCTACAGGGCAGCGAGCAGGGCGATCTGTTTGCGCTGCTGCCGTTCCTCAACAGCCTGCTGACGCTGCCGGAAAGCAGCGAATTTGACCTGAACTCACCGCCGATAAGCCGCCGTATGGGGCTGTATCGCGGAGCCGAGGTCAGCGATGCCACCCAGGCGCTGTACCACAGATCGCTGAAGCAGCTGCTGCTGCCGCAGGTGGCGCAGCTGATTACCGGCTGGCTGCGCAACGATAACGGCAGCGATGCTGATTACAGCTATGAGGCGCTGAAAGCTTATCAGATGCTGTATCAGCCGCCGCATTATGACGGCAAGTTCCTGCATGCCTGGCTGATGCTCAACCTGCAGCGCACTCTGCCGCAGAACGTCACTCAGGCGCAGCTGAAGCAGCTGGAATGGCATCTTAGCCAGCTGCTGGAAAACCAGATCCAGGCTTCTCCCTATGCGCGGGATGACGCGCTGGTAAAGCGCGAGCAGGCGCTGATTAACCAGATGCCGCTGTCACAGCGCGTCTGGGGGCGGCTCAAGCGCCTGCTGGAGCGCGATGAAAGCCTGAAAGCGGTGTCGCTGGCCTCTCTTGGCGGCCCGCAAAGCGAGCTGGTGTTCTCGCGCAAAAGCGGGCGCTCGATTGCAGAGGGCATTCCCGGCCTGTTTACCCCGGCCGGCTACTGGCAGAGCTTTGATAAGCATATTGCGGCGGTGACGGCGGCGCTGCATGATGACGACCGCTGGGTGCTGGGCGTACAGTCAGCCGGGGAGAGCCAGCAGCAAACCGATGCGGCGGTGCGCCAGCTGTATATCGGCGACTATATCCGCCAGTGGGATGGCCTGTTACAGGACATTCAGCTGAACAACAGCGCCGATCTTGCCCAGCGCATCAATAGCGCCCGGCTGCTTTCCGGTAACAACTCGCCGCTGCGCAAGCTGGTGATGAACCTCAGCCATTATCTGGTGCTGGAAAAATTGCCAACGGATGAGAAACAGACGGGCAAAGAGAAGGACGCAGAAGCCGATAACAGCGCCACCCGTACCCTGCAGGCGCTGTTCCGCTCGCGCCAGAACAGTACGGCGGCGGCGGCAGAGCAGGCTCCTGAACAGGCGGTGGCCAACCACTTTGCGCCGGTTATCGAACTGGCACAGCCGCTGGAACAGGGCGGTAAAACCATCGCCTTTGATGACTTTATCCGCCAGATTGATGACCTGTACCGCTATCTGACGGCGGTGCAGGATGCCGCCAACAGCGGCATGCCGCCGCCCGCCGGAGATGCCATCAGCCATCTGCAGGCCAGCGCCGGACGGTTACCCGGTTCGTTGCAAACCCTGTTCTCCACGCTCGCGGTCGGTGCCAGCAGTGACGCGCAGCGCCGCGAACTGGAAAACGTACGCAAGCGCATCAGCAGCGAAGTGGGCGGCTTCTGCCGCCAGGCGATTGCCGGGCGCTACCCGCTGGTACGTTCGGCGCGCAGCGAAGTGACGCCGGATGACCTGGCGCGCATGTTTGCCCCCGGCAGCGGCCTGATGGACAGCTTCTTCCGCGATAACCTCGCCAATAAAGTGGATACCACGCAGTCGGCCTGGCGTTTTACGCCGGGCATTGACGGCAAGAGCATCGGCGGCGAAGACATTTTGCGCCCGTTCCAGCAGGCGCAAAGCATCCGTGATGCCTTCTTTGCTAACGGTGCCACCACGCCAGCGTTTCGCGTGACGGTGCGCACGCTGCGCATGGATAACGATATCCTTAACCTGACGCTGGATGTTGACGGCCAGCTGCTGCGTTATAGCCACGGGCCGCAGGCGGTACAGTTGATGAACTGGCCGGGCAGTGGCGGCACCAGCCAGGTGCGTATGCAGCTGGGGCTGGTGGATGGCACCACCTCTACGCTGGTGACTAACGGCGTCTGGGCGCTGAACCGCTTCTTTGACCGTGCACAGTTAGCGCCGGGCAGCAGCAGCCTGAGCCGTCAGGCCAGCTTTAACGTTGACGGCCATCGCGTGACGCTGGAGTTCACTCCGAACAGCATCCGCAATCCGTTTCAGCTTTCCGGGTTCTCATGCCCGTAG
- the tssA gene encoding type VI secretion system protein TssA, translated as MNLEALLAPVTPDRPCGENLEYDADYMAMDQASAGKAEQQFGDTIIPAEPADWNKVERLALDLLGRSKDLRVMLALTRAWTQLRGLSGYADGLQLIQQALLLYWQPLWPSLEEDGVEDPFYRLNALAALGDKSALTGALRQAPLLRYATDEISLRDACALLDGSKTECSGYPGGRARLQDELARGGQPGIEAVIKISERLLTIRETLTEQLGATALPEMEQLLKTINTVAAGCQATDLNTLIPQTETAASSATPPPAAQLHADWRSVQLGSRSDAQLMLEKVKQYFSQHEPSHPAPLMIGRVQRMIELDFMDIIRDLAPDGVHQLETIFGRRDHS; from the coding sequence ATGAATCTTGAAGCGCTGCTGGCCCCGGTCACGCCTGACCGCCCCTGTGGGGAAAACCTTGAATATGACGCCGACTACATGGCGATGGACCAGGCCAGCGCCGGTAAAGCCGAACAGCAGTTTGGCGATACCATCATTCCGGCGGAACCGGCGGACTGGAACAAAGTCGAGCGGCTGGCGCTGGATCTGCTGGGGCGCAGCAAAGATCTGCGCGTGATGCTGGCGCTAACCCGCGCCTGGACCCAGCTGAGAGGGTTGAGCGGCTATGCCGACGGCCTGCAGCTGATCCAGCAGGCGCTGCTGCTTTACTGGCAGCCGCTGTGGCCGTCACTGGAAGAAGATGGCGTAGAGGATCCGTTTTACCGCCTTAACGCGCTGGCGGCGCTGGGGGACAAATCGGCACTGACCGGCGCGTTGCGCCAGGCTCCGCTGCTGCGCTATGCCACCGACGAAATCAGTCTGCGTGACGCCTGTGCGCTGCTCGACGGCAGCAAAACCGAATGCTCCGGCTATCCCGGTGGCCGCGCCCGCCTGCAGGATGAGCTGGCGCGTGGAGGGCAGCCCGGTATTGAAGCGGTCATTAAGATAAGTGAGCGGTTACTGACAATTCGCGAGACCCTGACCGAACAGCTGGGCGCTACGGCCCTGCCGGAAATGGAGCAGCTGCTGAAAACCATTAATACCGTGGCTGCCGGCTGTCAGGCCACCGACCTCAACACCCTGATCCCCCAGACGGAAACCGCCGCCAGCAGCGCTACGCCGCCGCCCGCCGCCCAGCTGCACGCCGACTGGCGCAGCGTGCAGCTGGGTTCGCGCAGCGATGCGCAGCTGATGCTGGAAAAGGTCAAACAGTATTTCAGCCAGCACGAGCCAAGCCATCCCGCCCCGCTGATGATCGGGCGGGTACAACGCATGATAGAGCTGGACTTTATGGACATTATCCGCGATCTCGCCCCGGACGGCGTACACCAGCTGGAGACGATTTTCGGGCGTCGCGACCACTCATAG